In the genome of Populus trichocarpa isolate Nisqually-1 chromosome 6, P.trichocarpa_v4.1, whole genome shotgun sequence, one region contains:
- the LOC7495672 gene encoding uncharacterized protein LOC7495672, translating to MENFELRCNHKGGNYIGGDDVFDVKCDDMLCYTTIINNPTSLLRWIAELFGTKLPDRRNRLRVSMDMIWDKYCDDGGLKTPATLQFCHESCCIIYHVYPPDNFPTSSLEKFLNHSCVDFVCFGLIEKVNYLRKTHNLEVKMEHWYDIPFMANVLDPNRFGLNLHSPLQDMVYIEFSKSYKKPDDLLKSNWRLVPLPLDKVMHAALDCFFAYKLAARLSIPVKILTEFQDLRIHRTDDSTGW from the exons ATGGAAAACTTTGAACTTCGCTGTAATCACAAGGGGGGGAATTATATTGGGGGAGATGATGTTTTTGACGTGAAATGTGACGACATGCTCTGTTACACAACCATTATCAATAATCCTACAAGCCTCTTGAGGTGGATTGCTGAATTGTTTGGGACTAAGCTACCAGATCGTCGCAACAGGCTTAGGGTCTCTATGGACATGATTTGGGACAAATACTGTGATGATGGCGGACTCAAAACTCCTGCTACCCTTCAATTCTGTCACGAGAGTTGTTGCATCATCTATCATGTTTATCCTCCGGATAACTTTCCAACTTCTTCCCTGGAAAAATTCTTGAATCACAGTTGCgtagattttgtttgttttggattgattgagaaagtCAATTATCTTCGTAAGACACACAATCTTGAAGTGAAGATGGAACACTGGTATGATATCCCATTTATGGCCAATGTGTTGGATCCAAACAGGTTTGGTCTCAATCTCCATTCGCCTCTACAAGATATGGTATACATTGAGTTCTCGAAATCGTATAAAAAGCCTGATGACCTTCTTAAAAGCAACTGGAGGCTGGTTCCACTTCCTCTTGATAAAGTAATGCATGCAGCCCTAGATTGCTTTTTTGCCTACAAGTTGGCAGCTCGGCTCTCCATTCCTGTAAAGATCCTAACAGAG TTCCAGGATCTCAGAATTCATAGGACTGACGATTCTACTGGTTGGTAA
- the LOC7479635 gene encoding 3'-5' exonuclease encodes MAISIEDHQLPYNTHNLYDVNFFDDKIHTLVTHTPSFVNTWIAETQQKLHQNNNPADHPLLVGLDIEWRPNRTRQIENPVATLQLSTGKDCLIFQLLHCPTGIPQSLYDFLSNKNYTFVGVGIEGDVEKLVEGYDVSMGNAVDLRVLAAEKLGAEQWKNSGIKSLVKEILGKQIEKPKRVTMSRWDNEWLTGDQVQYACLDAFLCYKIGENLYAA; translated from the coding sequence atggcAATCAGTATTGAAGATCACCAACTCCCATACAATACACACAACCTCTATGATGTCAACTTCTTCGATGACAAGATCCATACTTTAGTCACTCATACGCCTTCCTTTGTCAACACATGGATAGCCGAAACCCAACAAAAGCTCCACCAAAACAACAACCCTGCTGATCATCCCCTTCTAGTTGGCCTAGACATCGAGTGGAGGCCCAACAGGACGCGTCAAATCGAAAACCCAGTTGCCACACTCCAACTTTCCACTGGCAAAGACTGCTTGATCTTTCAACTCCTGCACTGTCCCACTGGTATCCCACAATccctttatgattttttgagtAACAAGAATTATACTTTTGTTGGGGTTGGTATTGAGGGTGATGTGGAGAAGTTAGTGGAGGGTTATGATGTGAGTATGGGGAATGCTGTGGATTTAAGGGTTTTGGCTGCTGAGAAATTGGGGGCTGAGCAGTGGAAGAATTCTGGGATAAAATCGTTGGTGAAGGAGATTTTGGGGAAGCAGATTGAGAAGCCAAAAAGGGTTACTATGAGCAGGTGGGACAATGAGTGGCTTACTGGTGATCAAGTTCAATATGCTTGTCTTGATGCCTTTTTGTGTTACAAGATTGGGGAGAATTTGTATGCTGCTTGA